Proteins from a single region of Hermetia illucens chromosome 3, iHerIll2.2.curated.20191125, whole genome shotgun sequence:
- the LOC119650981 gene encoding uncharacterized protein LOC119650981 → MPSNSRDSNFFGAWPRANGSGELNFSISRTSPSTPQSTPFHSKHGSPMSYPSSPISTSPTSTSPLSTLRRNYSSTFMLIPEDREIDIIQRPPSPVTATSEDPPLNVVVIRLILWWPLVIWKLIGGVVMMVLRFLFIPFSFATPTFWLSALLWLFWKMIAFPISLFKWVFNPITNSYGEEDNGKRRTILISCGSTIQTLHLARNFYSSGARVIVIEFEGLFGLARFSTAVHKFYTVPRPTPESPQEYIAALCDIIEKEKASYYIPVCATSPAYYDALAKPHLELLGCASFTPGVQETLVLDDTLEMMKKCRINGISLPPYRVVSSKEELSCLYDSGWLTGYRNIILAVGPHGILERHKYILPQSRRDLKLTHEISDEKEWIVVRDVPGDHYVTCTTVKESRVITNVTCLINQDTKSLVPENNKEIESWLNEFFTKVRLQRPINGHISFRFVKCKQTGHLLPLGSRVGVSLPYICHTGNHSRVLCKPCPHFSRQNSGPLVQEGGRYWIHDAVLNTLRHPSMDTVGKLIGTVLDKREALFAFWDPLPYCAYYHFQLPLESVKTFLQKRRRSKSMASTMTAPVH, encoded by the coding sequence ATGCCTTCGAATAGTCGCGATAGTAACTTCTTCGGTGCATGGCCCCGCGCGAACGGAAGTGGTgaactaaatttttcaatttcacgAACGTCTCCATCAACACCGCAGAGTACACCTTTCCACTCAAAACATGGATCACCAATGTCGTACCCTTCGTCACCGATTAGTACTTCGCCAACTTCGACATCTCCATTGTCGACACTGCGCAGAAATTATTCCAGCACATTTATGCTGATACCGGAGGACAGGGAAATAGATATCATCCAGCGACCACCATCACCAGTGACAGCCACATCTGAAGATCCACCATTAAATGTGGTTGTCATCAGATTGATCCTTTGGTGGCCCCTCGTAATATGGAAGCTTATCGGCGGAGTTGTAATGATGGTACTGCGATTCCTCTTTATACCGTTCTCGTTTGCTACTCCAACATTCTGGCTTTCAGCGCTACTCTGGCTCTTCTGGAAAATGATAGCATTCCCTATATCGCTCTTCAAATGGGTTTTCAATCCAATCACCAATTCGTATGGGGAGGAGGATAACGGAAAACGTCGCACCATTCTAATAAGTTGTGGAAGTACAATTCAAACATTGCATCTAGCCAGAAATTTCTACTCGTCAGGAGCACGTGTTATAGTGATCGAATTCGAAGGACTTTTTGGGCTTGCTCGATTTTCAACGGCTGTTCATAAATTCTATACAGTACCTCGTCCGACTCCTGAATCACCTCAGGAATACATTGCAGCTCTTTGCGATATCATAGAGAAGGAAAAAGCTTCCTACTATATACCGGTGTGCGCCACAAGCCCAGCATACTATGACGCCTTAGCCAAGCCCCATTTGGAGCTATTGGGATGTGCTTCTTTCACTCCTGGGGTACAGGAGACTCTCGTCTTAGACGATACTCTGGAAATGATGAAAAAGTGTCGAATCAATGGAATCTCATTACCACCGTATCGTGTAGTCTCGTCGAAGGAGGAACTATCTTGTCTTTATGACAGTGGGTGGCTCACAGGATATAGGAATATTATCTTGGCTGTTGGTCCACATGGAATTCTCGAACGGCACAAATATATTCTTCCACAGAGCCGAAGGGATTTGAAGCTGACCCATGAAATTAGTGACGAGAAAGAGTGGATTGTTGTACGAGATGTCCCCGGAGATCATTATGTAACATGCACAACAGTAAAGGAGTCGCGTGTTATCACCAACGTAACATGCCTCATTAATCAGGACACAAAAAGTCTGGTACCAGAGAATAATAAGGAAATAGAAAgctggctcaatgaattcttcacCAAAGTCCGATTGCAACGACCCATCAACGGCCATATCAGCTTTCGATTCGTTAAGTGTAAACAGACAGGTCACCTTTTGCCGTTGGGATCACGCGTTGGAGTATCTTTGCCATACATATGTCACACTGGCAATCATTCTCGAGTACTGTGCAAACCATGTCCACACTTCTCCCGTCAAAATTCAGGCCCTTTAGTGCAAGAAGGTGGCAGATATTGGATACATGATGCAGTTCTCAACACCCTTCGGCACCCCTCGATGGACACAGTGGGGAAGCTGATTGGGACGGTTCTGGATAAGCGAGAGGCTCTCTTTGCCTTCTGGGACCCATTACCCTACTGTGCATACTATCACTTTCAACTACCACTCGAATCCGTTAAGACCTTCTTGCAGAAACGGCGACGATCGAAAAGTATGGCTTCAACAATGACAGCCCCAGTTCATTGA